One window of the Nocardia huaxiensis genome contains the following:
- a CDS encoding DoxX family protein — MTAPANALEKTFSDSSANASTSANGVNASDIGLLALRVGFGGLLAAHGAQKLFGWFGGYGLEATQGAFEQMGYNPGKLFGTLAGLSELTGGLLLLLGLLTPLAAAIALGTMVNAVNATWSNGLFGGAQPGYEMALLFAIAAFTLAFTGPGRFSLDAGRPWQRQGLVWGGLAVAVALGAGVVTLILKWAL, encoded by the coding sequence ATGACCGCACCCGCAAACGCCCTCGAGAAGACCTTCTCCGACTCCTCCGCAAACGCTTCCACCTCCGCAAACGGCGTGAACGCCAGCGACATCGGGCTGCTCGCCCTGCGCGTCGGCTTCGGCGGACTGCTGGCGGCGCACGGCGCCCAGAAGCTGTTCGGCTGGTTCGGCGGCTACGGCCTCGAAGCCACCCAGGGTGCCTTCGAGCAGATGGGCTACAACCCCGGCAAGCTGTTCGGCACCCTCGCCGGCCTGAGCGAACTCACCGGCGGACTGCTCCTGCTGCTCGGGCTGCTCACCCCGTTGGCCGCCGCGATCGCCTTGGGCACCATGGTGAATGCGGTCAACGCCACCTGGTCCAACGGACTGTTCGGCGGCGCGCAGCCCGGCTACGAAATGGCGCTGCTGTTCGCGATCGCGGCCTTCACGCTGGCCTTCACCGGTCCGGGCCGCTTCTCGCTGGACGCGGGTCGCCCGTGGCAGCGTCAGGGTCTGGTCTGGGGTGGCCTCGCGGTGGCCGTCGCCCTGGGAGCGGGTGTCGTCACGCTCATCCTGAAGTGGGCTCTGTAA
- a CDS encoding NCS2 family permease → MSSDVLTRTKGRVDAYFGISEHGSTVKRELMAGTITFLAMSYVLAVNPSVLGDQGALGDKGMPMQAVFTATAVAAVVGTLVMGLWAKYPVALAPGMGLNAFFAYTVVLNMGIPWQEALSGTLLSGIIFFILAITKVREKIIDAIPMQMKLAVGAGIGMFVAFLGLKNAGIVVANEATFVHLGDFHKGTTLLALFGLLVTVIFLALKWHGAVLYGILGTTVVGIVCGLVELPKSLTALPHGLDQTFGQAIVHLPNAFTNEKMVIVVLTMLFVDFFDASGTLIGVAHQAGLLTKDGKLDRAGQALAADSVGTAAGAIIGTSTTTAYVESTAGVSAGGRTGLTAVSTAGWFLLAMFCFPLFAVVAGVPAVTAPALIVVGVLMARALGEIDWTRLEFAVPAFITVVLMPLTFSIANGIAMGLLFYPVVMVARGKVREVHPVMWVLMAVFLSYFWFLAE, encoded by the coding sequence ATGAGCAGCGACGTCCTCACGCGCACCAAGGGGCGCGTCGACGCGTACTTCGGCATCAGCGAACACGGCTCGACAGTGAAACGCGAGCTCATGGCCGGAACCATCACCTTCCTGGCCATGTCCTACGTGCTCGCCGTCAACCCCTCGGTCCTGGGCGACCAGGGCGCGCTGGGCGACAAGGGCATGCCCATGCAGGCCGTGTTCACCGCGACGGCGGTGGCCGCCGTGGTCGGCACCCTGGTCATGGGCCTGTGGGCCAAGTACCCGGTCGCGCTGGCGCCCGGCATGGGGCTGAACGCCTTCTTCGCCTACACGGTCGTGCTCAATATGGGCATCCCGTGGCAGGAGGCACTGTCGGGCACCTTGCTGTCCGGCATCATCTTCTTCATCCTCGCCATCACCAAGGTGCGCGAGAAGATCATCGACGCCATCCCCATGCAGATGAAGCTGGCCGTCGGCGCCGGCATCGGCATGTTCGTGGCCTTCCTCGGCCTGAAGAACGCGGGCATCGTGGTCGCCAACGAGGCGACCTTCGTGCACCTGGGCGACTTCCACAAGGGCACCACGCTCTTGGCGCTGTTCGGCCTGCTGGTGACCGTCATCTTCCTGGCGCTCAAGTGGCACGGCGCGGTGCTCTACGGCATCCTCGGCACCACCGTGGTCGGCATCGTCTGCGGTCTGGTGGAACTGCCGAAGTCGCTGACCGCGCTGCCGCACGGCCTGGATCAGACCTTCGGGCAGGCCATCGTGCACCTGCCCAACGCGTTCACCAACGAGAAGATGGTGATCGTCGTGCTCACCATGCTCTTCGTCGACTTCTTCGACGCCTCCGGCACTTTGATCGGTGTGGCGCATCAGGCGGGGCTGCTCACCAAGGACGGCAAGCTGGATCGCGCGGGGCAGGCCCTCGCCGCCGACTCGGTCGGCACCGCGGCCGGCGCCATCATCGGCACCTCGACCACCACCGCGTATGTCGAATCCACGGCCGGTGTCTCGGCGGGTGGACGCACGGGATTGACCGCGGTGTCCACGGCGGGCTGGTTCCTGCTGGCCATGTTCTGCTTCCCGCTGTTCGCGGTGGTGGCGGGGGTGCCCGCGGTGACCGCGCCCGCGCTCATCGTGGTGGGTGTGCTCATGGCCCGAGCGCTCGGCGAGATCGACTGGACGCGGCTGGAATTCGCGGTTCCGGCGTTCATCACCGTGGTGCTCATGCCGCTGACGTTCTCCATCGCCAACGGCATCGCCATGGGCCTGCTGTTCTACCCGGTGGTCATGGTGGCGCGCGGCAAGGTGCGCGAGGTGCATCCGGTCATGTGGGTGCTCATGGCGGTCTTCCTGTCGTACTTCTGGTTCTTGGCCGAATAA
- a CDS encoding AMP-binding protein, translating to MVTQVIDASAEFPIARKALWDVLVEPQNYTRLFPGIGAVDEVNTVEEHPTLNLRIGGNGIEIRTLVVQLRLGRDQDSFEIHCPFTRSFAAVRLRGDGSRTRVNVTYFAAGLVHPLVEQLPNSAVVTWTVAGLRRAADLVLDSPTSLIVNGEDSMVKLQAGVAKQMVFSGVVRTYRPDVGLKQLGSIAKWGFSLAGGYAAAAAHSPDRPAVIDDRYASTFAQLHERTNALAGALTTLGFGAGTGIGLLCRNHTGMVECMVAAGKSGADSILLNTGLPARQIEEIAERHRISALFVDSEFEPLVRYLPPTLPRFLTDDLRQRQGLTTLEDLIAMRTSPPRKPPRPGRLIVLTSGTSGTPKGAKRPHPKGFGTVAALLSRIPFGVNETMLIPSPLFHTWGLAALQISTAIRATVVLSDRFDAEDCLRQIAEHKVTALIVVPVMVNRILDLPTHVRARYDLSSLKIVASCGAPLAGSVVVRFLDTFGDILYNVYGSTEVSWASIADPQDLRLSPTTAGRPPLGTKIGVLGQDRRPVPVGTVGRIFVGNHMLFDGYTDATPPDEANGMLDTGDIGYLDASGKLFVAGRDDEMIISGGENVFPRAVEEALSHLPQVSEVAVVGVPDHEFGQRLAAFVVKRPGSGLDSEMVRNYIRHRVSRFSVPRDVTFLDALPRNATGKILKRTLVQPI from the coding sequence GTGGTTACTCAAGTCATCGACGCATCCGCAGAGTTCCCGATCGCTCGCAAAGCCTTATGGGATGTGCTCGTCGAGCCGCAGAATTACACCCGCCTGTTCCCCGGCATCGGCGCCGTCGACGAAGTGAACACCGTCGAGGAACATCCGACGCTGAACCTGCGCATCGGCGGGAACGGCATCGAGATCCGCACGCTCGTGGTGCAACTGCGCCTCGGCCGCGATCAGGACAGCTTCGAGATCCACTGCCCGTTCACCCGCAGCTTCGCCGCCGTCCGGCTGCGCGGCGACGGCTCCCGCACCCGGGTCAATGTCACCTACTTCGCGGCCGGGCTGGTGCATCCGCTGGTCGAGCAGCTCCCCAATTCCGCGGTGGTGACCTGGACCGTGGCCGGGCTCCGGCGCGCCGCCGACCTGGTGCTGGACTCCCCGACCTCGCTCATCGTGAACGGCGAGGACTCGATGGTGAAGCTGCAGGCCGGAGTCGCCAAGCAGATGGTGTTCTCCGGCGTCGTGCGCACCTATCGCCCCGATGTCGGGCTGAAACAGCTGGGCAGCATTGCCAAATGGGGCTTCAGCCTGGCCGGCGGGTACGCCGCGGCGGCGGCGCACTCCCCCGACCGCCCGGCGGTCATCGACGATCGGTACGCGAGCACCTTCGCGCAGCTGCACGAACGCACCAATGCGCTGGCGGGCGCGCTGACCACGCTCGGATTCGGGGCGGGCACCGGGATCGGGCTGCTGTGCCGCAACCACACCGGAATGGTCGAATGCATGGTGGCCGCGGGCAAGTCGGGCGCGGACTCCATCCTGCTCAATACCGGCCTGCCCGCCCGGCAGATCGAGGAGATCGCCGAACGGCACCGGATCTCGGCGCTGTTCGTGGACTCCGAATTCGAGCCGCTGGTGCGGTACCTGCCCCCGACACTGCCGCGCTTCCTGACCGACGACCTGCGGCAGCGGCAGGGGCTGACCACCCTCGAAGACCTCATCGCCATGCGCACCAGCCCGCCGCGCAAACCCCCGCGGCCGGGCCGGCTGATCGTGCTGACCTCGGGCACCAGCGGCACCCCGAAGGGCGCGAAACGGCCGCACCCCAAGGGTTTCGGCACCGTCGCGGCGCTGCTGTCCCGCATTCCGTTCGGCGTCAACGAGACCATGCTGATCCCCTCGCCGCTGTTCCACACCTGGGGACTGGCCGCACTGCAGATCTCGACGGCCATTCGCGCCACCGTGGTGCTGTCGGATCGCTTCGACGCCGAGGACTGCCTGCGCCAGATCGCCGAACACAAGGTGACGGCCTTGATCGTGGTGCCGGTCATGGTGAACCGCATCCTGGACCTGCCCACCCACGTGCGCGCCCGCTACGACCTGTCCAGCCTGAAGATCGTGGCCAGTTGCGGTGCGCCGCTGGCGGGTTCGGTCGTGGTGCGGTTCCTCGACACCTTCGGCGACATCCTCTACAACGTGTACGGCTCCACCGAGGTGTCGTGGGCCTCCATCGCCGACCCGCAGGACCTGCGGCTCTCGCCCACCACGGCCGGACGGCCGCCACTGGGCACGAAAATCGGTGTGCTGGGCCAGGATCGGCGGCCGGTGCCGGTCGGCACCGTCGGGCGGATCTTCGTCGGCAATCACATGCTCTTCGACGGCTACACCGACGCCACGCCGCCCGACGAGGCCAACGGCATGCTGGACACCGGCGATATCGGCTACCTGGACGCCTCCGGAAAGCTGTTCGTGGCCGGACGCGACGACGAGATGATCATCTCCGGCGGCGAGAACGTCTTCCCGCGCGCGGTCGAGGAGGCGCTGTCACATCTGCCGCAGGTGAGCGAGGTCGCGGTGGTCGGAGTGCCGGATCACGAATTCGGGCAGCGGCTGGCGGCTTTCGTGGTGAAACGGCCCGGCTCCGGCCTGGATTCGGAGATGGTGCGAAACTACATCCGGCACCGGGTGAGCCGGTTCTCGGTGCCGCGCGACGTGACCTTCCTGGACGCCCTGCCGCGCAATGCGACCGGGAAGATCCTCAAACGCACACTGGTACAGCCGATCTGA
- the glgP gene encoding alpha-glucan family phosphorylase, with protein sequence MKALRRFTVRAHLPERLSALTELATNLRWSWHGPTQDVFAELDPALWLEVGHDPVRMLGEVPAERLDELAADAAYTRRVDAAAADLAEYLARPRWFQKQQSGPRGIAYFSMEFGVTEVLPNYSGGLGILAGDHLKAASDLGLPLIGVGLLYRSGYFRQSLTADGWQAEHYPALDPQGLPLRLLTERGAPVLIHVAMPEGRVLRARVWIAQVGRIPLLLLDSDIADNDPELRAVTDRLYGGDQDHRIKQEILAGIGGVRAVRAYTRANGLPDPDVFHMNEGHAGFLGIERIREFMAAGMDFDSALTAVRAGTVFTTHTPVPAGIDRFASALVRRYFGGAHGERESTVLPGVSVDRILAMGRETDPSVFNMAHLGLRLAQRANGVSKLHGEVSRDMFAPLWPGFDTAEVPIGSVTNGVHAPTWAAREWIDKARELIGDELVEEARGWERLCDVDLSELWSTRNALRGILTQEVRRRLRKSWLERGAAPAELGWIDEVFDPRVLTVGFARRVPTYKRLTLMLRDPDRLRAMLLDPERPVQLVVAGKSHPADEGGKALIQQVVRFADDPAVRHRIVFLPDYDMSMARYLYWGCDVWLNNPLRPLEACGTSGMKSALNGGLNLSIRDGWWDEMYDGENGWSIPTADGVRDETRRDDLEASALYELLERAVLPRFYDRDHDGIPVRWMEMVRHTLQTLGPKVLASRMVRDYAVDYYAPAAAGYQAVSRDDFAGAKALAEYRRRIESAWPAVKVLQVDSSGLPDTPVIGADLSLRARIDLGGLAPADVSVQAVLGRVSPTDDLTDITAIAMTHAGTESGTEVFEVETPVPLSGAVGYTIRILPHHPLLATDAEFGLVATPSP encoded by the coding sequence GTGAAGGCACTGCGTCGATTCACTGTTCGCGCTCACCTGCCCGAGCGGCTCTCGGCATTGACCGAGCTGGCAACCAACCTGCGATGGTCCTGGCACGGGCCGACGCAGGATGTGTTCGCCGAGCTGGATCCGGCGCTGTGGCTCGAGGTCGGGCACGATCCGGTGCGGATGCTGGGGGAGGTGCCGGCCGAGCGGCTCGACGAGCTCGCGGCGGATGCGGCGTACACGCGGCGGGTGGATGCGGCGGCGGCTGATCTCGCGGAGTATCTGGCGCGGCCGCGGTGGTTCCAGAAGCAGCAGAGCGGGCCGCGCGGGATCGCGTACTTCTCCATGGAGTTCGGGGTCACCGAGGTGCTGCCCAATTATTCGGGCGGGCTCGGGATTCTGGCGGGCGATCATCTGAAGGCGGCGTCGGATCTGGGGCTGCCGCTCATCGGCGTCGGATTGCTGTATCGCTCAGGGTATTTCCGGCAGTCGCTGACCGCGGACGGGTGGCAGGCGGAGCATTATCCGGCGCTGGATCCACAGGGACTGCCGCTGCGCCTGCTCACAGAGCGCGGCGCGCCGGTGCTGATCCATGTGGCCATGCCGGAGGGGCGGGTGCTGCGGGCGCGGGTATGGATCGCGCAGGTGGGCCGGATTCCCTTGCTGCTCTTGGATTCCGATATCGCCGACAATGATCCCGAGCTGCGCGCGGTCACCGACCGGCTGTACGGCGGCGATCAGGATCACCGGATCAAGCAGGAGATCCTCGCCGGTATCGGCGGGGTGCGGGCGGTGCGCGCCTACACCCGCGCCAACGGCCTGCCCGATCCGGACGTCTTCCACATGAACGAAGGCCACGCCGGTTTCCTCGGCATCGAGCGCATCCGTGAATTCATGGCCGCCGGAATGGATTTCGACTCCGCGCTGACCGCCGTCCGCGCCGGAACCGTGTTCACCACGCACACCCCCGTCCCCGCCGGCATCGACCGCTTCGCGAGCGCCCTGGTGCGCCGCTATTTCGGCGGCGCGCACGGCGAGCGGGAATCCACTGTGCTGCCCGGTGTTTCGGTGGATCGCATTCTCGCCATGGGCCGCGAGACCGATCCGTCGGTGTTCAACATGGCTCACCTCGGCCTGCGACTCGCCCAGCGCGCCAATGGCGTGTCGAAGCTGCACGGTGAGGTCAGCCGGGACATGTTCGCGCCGCTGTGGCCCGGCTTCGACACCGCCGAGGTGCCGATCGGCTCGGTCACCAATGGCGTGCACGCCCCCACCTGGGCGGCGCGCGAATGGATCGACAAGGCCCGCGAACTCATCGGCGACGAGCTGGTGGAGGAGGCGCGCGGCTGGGAACGGCTCTGCGATGTGGACCTGAGCGAACTGTGGTCGACCCGAAACGCCTTGCGCGGCATCCTGACTCAGGAGGTGCGCCGTCGCCTGCGCAAGTCCTGGCTGGAGCGCGGCGCGGCCCCGGCCGAATTGGGCTGGATCGACGAGGTTTTCGACCCGCGCGTGCTGACCGTCGGCTTCGCCCGCCGCGTCCCCACCTACAAGCGTCTCACCCTCATGCTGCGCGATCCGGATCGTCTGCGCGCCATGCTGCTCGACCCGGAGCGCCCGGTGCAGCTGGTGGTGGCGGGCAAATCCCATCCCGCCGACGAGGGCGGCAAGGCGCTCATCCAGCAGGTGGTGCGCTTCGCCGACGATCCGGCGGTGCGGCACCGCATCGTCTTCCTGCCCGACTACGACATGTCCATGGCCCGCTACCTGTACTGGGGTTGCGATGTGTGGCTGAACAATCCGCTGCGCCCCCTGGAAGCCTGCGGCACCTCCGGCATGAAGTCGGCGCTCAACGGCGGCCTCAACCTGTCCATCCGGGACGGCTGGTGGGACGAGATGTACGACGGCGAGAACGGCTGGTCCATCCCCACCGCCGACGGCGTCCGCGACGAGACCCGCCGCGACGATCTGGAGGCGTCGGCCCTCTACGAACTGCTGGAACGCGCAGTGCTGCCGCGCTTCTACGACCGCGATCACGACGGCATCCCGGTGCGCTGGATGGAAATGGTCCGCCACACGCTGCAGACCCTCGGCCCGAAAGTCCTCGCCTCCCGCATGGTCCGGGACTACGCCGTCGACTACTACGCCCCGGCGGCGGCCGGCTATCAGGCCGTCTCGAGGGATGATTTCGCCGGCGCGAAGGCGCTCGCCGAATACCGCCGCCGCATCGAATCCGCCTGGCCCGCAGTGAAAGTCCTCCAGGTGGACAGCTCCGGCCTGCCCGACACCCCGGTCATCGGCGCGGACCTGTCGCTGCGCGCCCGCATCGATCTGGGCGGTCTCGCCCCGGCGGATGTGAGCGTGCAGGCGGTCCTGGGCCGCGTCTCACCCACCGACGACCTCACCGACATCACCGCCATCGCCATGACGCACGCCGGAACCGAGTCCGGCACAGAGGTTTTCGAGGTGGAAACCCCGGTGCCGCTGTCCGGTGCGGTCGGCTACACCATCCGCATCCTGCCGCATCACCCGCTGCTGGCCACCGATGCCGAATTCGGGCTGGTCGCCACCCCCAGCCCGTAA
- a CDS encoding PaaI family thioesterase, with the protein MSEQQVEALPTEPSEEHHEGGFRPVTELGRDNSIGGPHYGELIEQVRELMDKARLVSPTDALAQDAIATLKELNDKLDAAVVDEWSAPTWHRTDLPSRGNITLPPFLVDSASRDGVHARITFRTFHLGGNNAAHGGHIALGFDDLLGMTAAVHTKAVTRTGYLHVDYRSITPLNTELQVHGWVERVEGRKVFVRATLHDGDRLCAEANGLFVLLKPGQQ; encoded by the coding sequence ATGAGCGAGCAGCAGGTCGAGGCTCTTCCGACCGAACCGTCCGAGGAGCATCACGAGGGCGGGTTCCGGCCGGTGACCGAACTCGGCCGGGACAACTCGATCGGCGGACCCCACTACGGGGAGCTGATCGAGCAGGTACGCGAGCTGATGGACAAGGCCCGGCTGGTCAGTCCGACCGACGCGCTGGCGCAGGATGCGATCGCCACGCTGAAGGAGCTGAACGACAAGCTCGACGCGGCCGTGGTCGACGAATGGTCCGCACCGACCTGGCATCGCACCGATCTGCCGTCGCGGGGCAACATCACGCTGCCGCCGTTCCTGGTGGACTCCGCGAGCCGCGACGGCGTGCACGCGCGGATCACCTTCCGCACCTTCCATCTCGGCGGCAACAATGCCGCGCACGGCGGGCACATCGCGCTCGGGTTCGACGATCTGCTGGGCATGACGGCGGCCGTGCACACCAAGGCCGTCACCCGCACCGGCTATCTGCACGTCGACTACCGGTCCATCACGCCGTTGAACACCGAACTCCAGGTGCACGGGTGGGTCGAGCGCGTCGAGGGTCGCAAGGTGTTCGTGCGCGCCACCCTGCACGACGGCGACCGGCTCTGCGCCGAGGCCAACGGGCTGTTCGTGCTCCTGAAGCCGGGTCAGCAGTAG
- a CDS encoding alpha-1,4-glucan--maltose-1-phosphate maltosyltransferase has protein sequence MTGRIAIDDTAPAIPGGRPSKAVVGEVVPVRAVVWREGHEAVAATLAVRAPGSSRTQRIRMTPEYEPDVFNAVFTPTKPGAWTFRIEGWSDPIATWRSGVEAKLAVGQSAVDLANDLEIGARLLDRAAQAVPKKQWEVLRAAAVALRGDAQLPARVAPAFSAEVSEILRATPLRELVTGGPQHTVLVERQRALYGAWYEFFPRSTGGWDADGKPVHGTFATAAEDLPRIAAMGFDVVYLPPVHPIGKVNRKGRNNSLTAEPEDVGSPWAIGSDEGGHDAIHPQLGTERDFTDFVTAARELGMEVALDLALQCAPDHPWVAAHPEWFTTLPDGTIAFAENPPKKYQDIYPLNFDNDPDGLYAEVLRVVRHWIGLGVKIFRVDNPHTKPADFWEWLIAQVHRDHPDVVFLSEAFTRPARLYGLGRRGFSQSYTYFTWRTSKWDFVEFGNELAAKADEARPNLFVNTPDILHESLQHGGPGMFAIRAVLAATLAPTWGVYSGFELFEHVAVHAGSEEYLDSEKYELRPRPFTAAAARGESLEPLITRLNEIRRAHPALQQLRCIHFHHTDSDFLLAYSKFDPTTGDAVLIVVNLNPFGPEQGMVSLDLPAIGREWHDRFVVHDELSGEEYHWGQSNYVRLDPARAVAHILTLPPVPAALRTELAHRRSFR, from the coding sequence GTGACCGGCCGCATCGCCATCGATGACACCGCCCCCGCGATTCCCGGCGGCCGGCCGTCGAAAGCCGTGGTCGGTGAGGTCGTTCCGGTGCGGGCCGTCGTCTGGCGCGAGGGCCACGAGGCGGTAGCGGCGACGCTGGCCGTCCGAGCGCCCGGATCGTCACGCACACAGCGCATTCGCATGACGCCCGAGTACGAGCCGGATGTCTTCAATGCCGTGTTCACCCCGACCAAGCCGGGCGCGTGGACCTTCCGCATCGAGGGCTGGAGCGACCCGATCGCCACCTGGCGATCCGGGGTCGAGGCCAAGCTGGCGGTCGGGCAGAGCGCGGTCGATCTCGCCAATGACCTGGAGATCGGGGCGCGGCTGCTGGATCGGGCCGCACAGGCGGTGCCGAAGAAGCAGTGGGAAGTCCTGCGCGCCGCGGCCGTCGCGCTGCGCGGTGACGCGCAACTGCCCGCACGGGTGGCCCCGGCCTTCAGCGCCGAGGTGAGCGAGATCCTGCGCGCGACCCCGTTGCGCGAACTGGTGACCGGCGGACCGCAGCACACCGTGCTGGTCGAACGACAGCGCGCGCTGTACGGCGCCTGGTACGAATTCTTTCCGCGCTCGACCGGCGGCTGGGATGCCGACGGCAAACCGGTGCACGGCACCTTCGCGACCGCCGCCGAGGATCTGCCGCGCATCGCCGCCATGGGATTCGATGTGGTGTATCTGCCGCCCGTCCACCCCATCGGGAAGGTGAATCGCAAGGGGCGCAACAACTCCCTGACCGCCGAGCCCGAAGACGTGGGCTCGCCGTGGGCCATCGGGTCGGACGAGGGCGGGCACGACGCCATCCACCCGCAGCTGGGCACCGAGCGCGACTTCACCGACTTCGTCACCGCCGCACGGGAATTGGGCATGGAGGTGGCGCTCGACCTGGCTCTCCAGTGCGCGCCGGACCATCCGTGGGTGGCGGCGCATCCGGAATGGTTCACCACCCTGCCGGACGGCACCATCGCCTTCGCGGAGAACCCGCCGAAAAAGTATCAGGACATCTACCCGCTCAACTTCGACAATGACCCGGACGGGCTGTACGCCGAGGTGCTGCGCGTGGTGCGGCACTGGATCGGGTTGGGCGTCAAGATATTCCGCGTCGACAACCCGCACACCAAGCCCGCCGACTTCTGGGAGTGGCTGATCGCGCAGGTGCACCGCGACCACCCGGACGTGGTGTTCCTGTCCGAGGCGTTCACCCGCCCGGCCCGGCTCTACGGGCTGGGGCGGCGCGGATTCAGCCAGTCCTACACGTATTTCACCTGGCGCACCAGCAAGTGGGACTTCGTCGAATTCGGCAACGAACTGGCCGCCAAGGCCGACGAGGCGCGGCCGAACCTGTTCGTGAACACCCCCGACATCCTGCACGAGAGCCTCCAGCACGGCGGGCCGGGCATGTTCGCCATCCGCGCCGTGCTGGCCGCGACGCTGGCCCCCACCTGGGGCGTCTACTCCGGATTCGAACTCTTCGAGCATGTGGCCGTGCACGCGGGCAGCGAGGAGTACCTCGACTCGGAGAAGTACGAGCTGCGCCCGCGCCCCTTCACCGCGGCCGCCGCACGCGGAGAATCCCTGGAGCCGTTGATCACTCGCCTCAACGAGATCCGGCGCGCACATCCGGCGCTACAGCAGTTGCGCTGCATCCACTTCCACCACACCGACAGCGACTTCCTGCTCGCCTACTCGAAATTCGATCCCACCACCGGTGACGCCGTGCTGATCGTGGTGAACCTCAATCCTTTCGGACCGGAACAGGGCATGGTGTCGCTCGATCTGCCCGCCATCGGCCGCGAATGGCACGACCGTTTCGTCGTCCACGACGAACTCAGCGGCGAGGAATACCACTGGGGCCAGAGCAATTACGTGCGCCTGGACCCGGCACGGGCGGTGGCGCACATCCTCACCCTGCCGCCGGTCCCCGCCGCCCTGCGCACCGAGCTCGCACACAGACGCTCGTTCCGATGA